A genomic region of Phragmites australis chromosome 2, lpPhrAust1.1, whole genome shotgun sequence contains the following coding sequences:
- the LOC133909289 gene encoding spliceosome-associated protein 49-like isoform X2, translating into MLWDSCGNLDEKVSERVLCEILIQAGHVVDLHMPCDKETNRPKGFAFAEYETEEVAQYAVKLFSGLVRIKDKTLKFAIAGHDKPSSNGNNPVTPKLNPIPLPNPTPFVHCSDMPVSHTPAYPVVNGRIAGYGFSPNLNSYVVHPQAFSGGPVHNHGEVSNGMHDYSRQAFGSVLNIAYRGPFPNVFAHGAAKQPIIYPSY; encoded by the exons ATGCTGTGGGATTCGTGTG GTAACTTGGATGAAAAGGTATCTGAAAGAGTTTTGTGTGAGATTCTTATTCAGGCAGGTCATGTAGTAGACCTACATATGCCCTGTGACAAGGAGACTAATCGTCCCAAAGGTTTCGCTTTTGCTGAGTATGAAACCGAGGAAGTTGCCCAATATGCTGTTAAACTTTTTTCCGGGCTTGTTCGAATCAAGGATAAAACACTTAAATTCGCA ATTGCTGGGCATGACAAACCCTCTTCAAATGGCAATAACCCAGTAACACCTAAGCTCAACCCTATACCATTACCAAATCCGACTCCATTCGTGCATTGTAGTGATATGCCTGTCTCTCATACCCCAGCATATCCAGTGGTAAACGGCAGGATTGCAGGTTATGGTTTTTCTCCCAATCTTAATTCATATGTTGTTCACCCTCAAG CTTTCTCAGGTGGACCGGTGCATAACCATGGCGAGGTAAGCAACGGTATGCATGATTACAGCAGACAGGCATTTGGTTCTGTTCTGAATATTGCCTATAGAGGTCCTTTTCCGAATGTCTTTGCCCATGGAGCTGCGAAGCAGCCAATCATATACCCATCCTACTAG
- the LOC133909289 gene encoding spliceosome-associated protein 49-like isoform X1, with the protein MARNPGRTVFVGNLDEKVSERVLCEILIQAGHVVDLHMPCDKETNRPKGFAFAEYETEEVAQYAVKLFSGLVRIKDKTLKFAIAGHDKPSSNGNNPVTPKLNPIPLPNPTPFVHCSDMPVSHTPAYPVVNGRIAGYGFSPNLNSYVVHPQAFSGGPVHNHGEVSNGMHDYSRQAFGSVLNIAYRGPFPNVFAHGAAKQPIIYPSY; encoded by the exons ATGGCGAGGAACCCAGGCCGCACTGTCTTCGTAG GTAACTTGGATGAAAAGGTATCTGAAAGAGTTTTGTGTGAGATTCTTATTCAGGCAGGTCATGTAGTAGACCTACATATGCCCTGTGACAAGGAGACTAATCGTCCCAAAGGTTTCGCTTTTGCTGAGTATGAAACCGAGGAAGTTGCCCAATATGCTGTTAAACTTTTTTCCGGGCTTGTTCGAATCAAGGATAAAACACTTAAATTCGCA ATTGCTGGGCATGACAAACCCTCTTCAAATGGCAATAACCCAGTAACACCTAAGCTCAACCCTATACCATTACCAAATCCGACTCCATTCGTGCATTGTAGTGATATGCCTGTCTCTCATACCCCAGCATATCCAGTGGTAAACGGCAGGATTGCAGGTTATGGTTTTTCTCCCAATCTTAATTCATATGTTGTTCACCCTCAAG CTTTCTCAGGTGGACCGGTGCATAACCATGGCGAGGTAAGCAACGGTATGCATGATTACAGCAGACAGGCATTTGGTTCTGTTCTGAATATTGCCTATAGAGGTCCTTTTCCGAATGTCTTTGCCCATGGAGCTGCGAAGCAGCCAATCATATACCCATCCTACTAG
- the LOC133909289 gene encoding uncharacterized protein LOC133909289 isoform X3, giving the protein MARNPGRTVFVGNLDEKVSERVLCEILIQAGHVVDLHMPCDKETNRPKGFAFAEYETEEVAQYAVKLFSGLVRIKDKTLKFAIAGHDKPSSNGNNPVTPKLNPIPLPNPTPFVHCSDMPVSHTPAYPVVNGRIAGYGFSPNLNSYVVHPQVVSSYDQLSQVDRCITMAR; this is encoded by the exons ATGGCGAGGAACCCAGGCCGCACTGTCTTCGTAG GTAACTTGGATGAAAAGGTATCTGAAAGAGTTTTGTGTGAGATTCTTATTCAGGCAGGTCATGTAGTAGACCTACATATGCCCTGTGACAAGGAGACTAATCGTCCCAAAGGTTTCGCTTTTGCTGAGTATGAAACCGAGGAAGTTGCCCAATATGCTGTTAAACTTTTTTCCGGGCTTGTTCGAATCAAGGATAAAACACTTAAATTCGCA ATTGCTGGGCATGACAAACCCTCTTCAAATGGCAATAACCCAGTAACACCTAAGCTCAACCCTATACCATTACCAAATCCGACTCCATTCGTGCATTGTAGTGATATGCCTGTCTCTCATACCCCAGCATATCCAGTGGTAAACGGCAGGATTGCAGGTTATGGTTTTTCTCCCAATCTTAATTCATATGTTGTTCACCCTCAAG TTGTTTCCTCTTATGACCAGCTTTCTCAGGTGGACCGGTGCATAACCATGGCGAGGTAA
- the LOC133909288 gene encoding phytolongin Phyl1.1-like, translating to MKVEGAGMQEAAAGDIPGAEDGADDVFLCVAAMSRGNKKVSYFHTNAVGEDAEAARALAALCLDHAPEHHRWHHHTVSGARSFAFLSADDGRTYFAAADPAPGGAEMIRFLERVRDACDTAPWLHLRDDAVIPVARQFAQALRASAGTSSSTANAALPGASPRAREPSTPLAPLCAVGAGGEKDEEPQRVGAQRRAVRAEESARSWWRHAVVVIGVDVVVCLVLFAVWMGVCKGFRCLTR from the coding sequence ATGAAGGTGGAGGGCGCCGGGATGCaggaggccgccgccggcgacatCCCCGGGGCAGAAGATGGCGCGGATGATGTCTTCTTATGCGTGGCCGCGATGTCCAGGGGCAACAAGAAGGTATCGTACTTCCACACCAACGCGGTCGGCGAGGATGCCGAGGCGGCCCGCGCGCTCGCGGCGCTCTGCCTCGACCACGCGCCGGAGCACCACCGATGGCATCACCACACCGTCTCCGGGGCGAGGTCGTTCGCGTTCCTTTCGGCCGACGACGGCCGCACGTACTTCGCCGCAGCGGACCCGGCACCGGGAGGCGCCGAGATGATCCGGTTCCTGGAGCGCGTCCGCGACGCGTGCGACACCGCGCCCTGGTTGCACCTGCGCGACGACGCGGTGATCCCTGTCGCGCGGCAGTTCGCGCAGGCGCTGCGTGCCTCGGCGGGAACGAGCTCCAGCACGGCGAACGCGGCACTTCCCGGAGCCTCGCCGCGAGCGCGGGAGCCGTCCACGCCGCTGGCGCCATTGTGCGCGGTTGGCGCCGGTGGCGAGAAAGACGAGGAGCCCCAGCGGGTCGGAGCACAACGTCGCGCCGTGCGAGCGGAGGAAAGCGCGCGCTCGTGGTGGCGCCACGCGGTGGTCGTGATCGGCGTGGACGTGGTGGTGTGCCTGGTGCTATTCGCCGTGTGGATGGGGGTGTGCAAAGGCTTCCGGTGTCTTACGCGATGA
- the LOC133908249 gene encoding chloride channel protein CLC-c-like: MATAAKENGLGGAESSSSTPLATPMTTPMSTRSVKWERDVEEAGMLERPLLRQRGTNTTSQMAIVGANTCPIESLDYEVVENDVYKQDWRSRGRLQIFQYQVLKWVLALFVGLVVGLVGFFNNIAVENIAGFKLLLTSNLMLHNRYMAAFVVYIGCNAILAAAAAALCAYIAPAAAGSGIPEVKAYLNGIDAHSVLAPSTLFVKIFGSIFGVSAGFVLGKEGPMVHTGACVASLLGQGGSRKYGLTWNWIRYFKNDLDRRDLITCGAAAGVTAAFRAPVGGVLFALEEVTSWWRSALLWRTFSTTAVVAMVLRTLIDYCHGGHCGLFGKGGLIMFDLSSRQATYTATDLAAVILLGILGGLLGALFNFLVDRILRIYSIVNEKGSCYKIVLTVTISVITSCCSFGLPWLMTCIPCPADLVGKCPTIGRSGNFKNFQCPAGHYNSLASLFLNTNDDAIRNLFSAGTDSEFGVSTLLTFFTAVYTLGLLTYGVAVPSGLFIPVILSGASFGRLVGTLLGSLSGLDTGLFALLGAASFAGGTMRMTVSMCVILLELTNDLLLLPLIMLVLLIAKTVADCFNKGVYEQIVRMKGLPYLEAHAEPCMRSLVAGDVVSGPLITFSSVERVGTVVDTLRCTGHNGFPVIEDQPFAPAPELCGLVLRSHLLVLLQGRIFTRDRVKTGAAEVFHRLAQLDFAKAGSGKGLKVDDLDLPEEEMDMYVDLHPITNRSPYAVVENMSLAKAAVLFRDLGLRHMCVVPRTQGRPPVVGILTRHDFMPQYIRGLFPDDLPR, translated from the exons GGTTGTGGAGAATGATGTGTACAAACAAGACTGGAGATCAAGGGGAAGACTTCAAATCTTCCAGTACCAGGTCCTTAAATGGGTCCTAGCACTATTTGTAGGTTTAGTCGTTGGCCTAGTTGGATTCTTCAACAACATTGCTGTCGAAAACATCGCCGGTTTTAAGCTGCTCCTGACGAGCAATCTCATGCTCCACAACAG GTACATGGCAGCGTTTGTAGTATACATTGGTTGCAATGCAATTTTGGCCGCTGCGGCTGCGGCATTGTGCGCTTACATTGCCCCAGCAGCAGCCGGTTCTGGCATACCTGAGGTGAAGGCTTATCTGAATGGCATAGATGCGCACTCTGTCTTAGCGCCCAGTACCCTCTTTGTGAAG ATTTTTGGCTCAATATTTGGGGTGTCTGCCGGGTTTGTGCTGGGCAAGGAAGGGCCTATGGTGCACACCGGAGCTTGCGTTGCCTCCTTGCTCGGGCAAGGCGGGTCACGGAAGTATGGCCTCACTTGGAACTGGATCAGGTACTTCAAGAATGATCTTGACCGCAGGGACCTCATCACCTGCGGGGCTGCAGCCGGCGTCACGGCAGCCTTCCGTGCCCCAGTCGGCGGTGTGCTCTTTGCGCTTGAAGAAGTAACATCTTG GTGGCGGAGCGCGCTTCTCTGGAGGACATTCTCAACTACTGCGGTGGTGGCAATGGTGCTACGGACGCTAATCGACTACTGTCACGGCGGCCACTGTGGCCTTTTTGGCAAAGGAGGGCTGATCATGTTCGATCTCAGTTCACGGCAAGCGACGTACACTGCCACGGACCTCGCCGCGGTCATACTGCTTGGTATCCTCGGCGGGCTGCTCGGTGCCCTTTTCAACTTCCTCGTCGACCGGATCCTTCGCATATATAGCATCGTCAACGA GAAAGGCTCGTGCTATAAGATCGTCTTGACGGTGACCATTTCAGTGATCACCTCGTGCTGCTCCTTTGGCCTGCCGTGGCTGATGACGTGTATCCCCTGCCCGGCCGATCTCGTCGGAAAGTGCCCAACCATCGGCCGCTCCGGTAACTTCAAGAATTTCCAGTGCCCCGCAGGGCACTACAACTCGTTGGCGTCCCTCTTCCTCAATACCAACGACGACGCCATCCGCAACCTCTTCAGCGCTGGCACCGACAGCGAGTTCGGCGTGTCCACGCTCCTCACTTTCTTCACAGCCGTCTACACCCTCGGCCTGCTCACATACGGCGTGGCCGTGCCGTCCGGCCTCTTCATCCCTGTCATCCTCTCTGGTGCCTCGTTCGGCCGGCTGGTCGGCACGCTGCTGGGCTCGTTGAGCGGCCTCGACACAGGCCTCTTCGCGCTGCTCGGCGCGGCATCCTTTGCCGGCGGGACCATGCGGATGACGGTGTCGATGTGCGTCATCCTCCTGGAGCTCACCAACGacctcctcctgctgccactCATCATGCTCGTGCTGCTCATCGCCAAGACGGTGGCAGACTGTTTCAACAAGGGGGTGTACGAGCAGATCGTGCGCATGAAGGGGCTCCCCTACCTGGAGGCGCACGCGGAGCCGTGCATGCGGAGCCTGGTGGCCGGCGACGTCGTGTCCGGCCCACTCATCACCTTCTCCAGCGTCGAGCGCGTCGGCACCGTGGTGGACACGCTACGGTGCACCGGCCACAACGGGTTCCCGGTGATCGAGGACCAGCCCTTCGCGCCGGCGCCAGAGCTTTGCGGCCTCGTGCTACGCTCCCACCTGCTAGTGCTGCTACAGGGCAGGATCTTCACCAGGGACCGCGTCAAGACCGGCGCCGCCGAAGTGTTCCACAGGCTCGCACAGCTCGACTTCGCCAAGGCCGGGTCGGGCAAGGGCCTCAAGGTCGACGACCTGGACCTCCCCGAGGAGGAGATGGACATGTACGTGGACCTCCACCCCATCACCAACCGGTCGCCGTACGCCGTCGTGGAGAACATGTCGCTGGCGAAGGCGGCCGTGCTGTTCCGCGACCTCGGGCTCCGCCACATGTGCGTCGTGCCGAGGACGCAGGGG AGGCCGCCGGTTGTCGGGATCCTGACGCGGCACGACTTCATGCCGCAGTACATCCGCGGGCTGTTCCCGGACGACCTCCCCCGGTAG
- the LOC133910184 gene encoding LOW QUALITY PROTEIN: F-box protein At5g07610-like (The sequence of the model RefSeq protein was modified relative to this genomic sequence to represent the inferred CDS: inserted 2 bases in 1 codon), translated as MAGEMSEDVLTEILSRLPCKSLARSQCVSTSWQRLISSDYLRRRLPLITSGVLFHDGPRGGDDGRKQAYTYACASDGGGGGVAEAANMGFFPCHDTSTIIDGCNGLLLYYASHPAAFHVVNPTTRRWAALPAPGSRTLLSLLAFDPCASPHYKVLCFTGWLPRGASIEVFDSEAGTWREHEVDFGLDTDAMWATMHYFGGALHVLAHSGHVVRVDLDTMACAVIALPAPVSCXGHCRGRLRYASSDGSRLKIWELKDADAADWALKHEIGVKDLVAGKPNDSSQAFHPEREVVYLWAPWKLVAFDMVERRVEEEWVFGSEKESAHLIQIWLSPFSCHLANCLA; from the exons ATGGCTGGGGAGATGAGCGAGGACGTGCTCACGGAGATCCTCTCGAGGCTGCCGTGCAAGTCGCTGGCGCGGTCCCAGTGCGTGTCCACTTCATGGCAGCGCCTAATCTCCAGCGATTACCTCCGCCGGAGGCTGCCGCTCATCACGTCGGGTGTGCTCTTCCACGACGGCCCGCGCGGTGGTGACGACGGCAGGAAGCAGGCGTACACGTACGCGTGCGcgtcggacggcggcggcggcggcgtcgcggaGGCGGCCAACATGGGCTTCTTCCCGTGCCACGACACGTCGACCATCATCGACGGCTGCAACGGCCTGCTGCTCTACTACGCGTCGCACCCGGCGGCGTTCCACGTCGTGAACCCGACGACGCGGCGGTGGGCGGCGCTGCCGGCGCCGGGAAGCAGGACGCTGCTCTCCTTGCTGGCGTTCGACCCCTGCGCCTCCCCGCACTACAAGGTGCTGTGCTTCACCGGGTGGCTCCCACGGGGCGCGTCCATCGAGGTGTTCGACTCCGAGGCCGGCACGTGGCGGGAGCACGAGGTCGACTTCGGCCTCGACACTGACGCCATGTGGGCCACCATGCACTACTTCGGCGGCGCGCTCCACGTGCTGGCTCACTCGGGCCACGTCGTCCGCGTCGACCTGGACACCATGGCGTGCGCGGTGATTGCGCTGCCGGCGCCGGTGAGCTG CGGGCACTGCCGCGGCCGGCTGCGCTACGCGTCCAGCGACGGCTCGCGCCTCAAGATATGGGAGCTCAAGGACGCAGACGCAGCAGATTGGGCGCTAAAGCACGAGATCGGGGTCAAGGACCTCGTCGCCGGCAAGCCCAACGACTCGAGCCAAGCGTTCCACCCGGAGAGGGAGGTGGTGTACCTGTGGGCGCCGTGGAAGCTGGTGGCGTTCGACATGGTTGAGAGGCGCGTCGAGGAGGAGTGGGTGTTCGGCTCGGAGAAAGAAAGCGCGCATCTCATCCAGATCTGGTTGTCTCCGTTCTCGTGCCATTTGGCCAACTGCCTAGCCTGA
- the LOC133909287 gene encoding SUN domain-containing protein 4-like translates to MQRSRRALLRRRAAAQEQGAGVEAAANGGKRRLYGFSASLVVASWVAVLLLHSLVGHGDGQHDGGVSAMSLAVVDPTLSEGSVNPSVQEEHENLAVPGDTSVKSGENVAEVLTKYSQVELSGGQGGSSPQTDVDSEVHLGDKVESEDIPRPVRLSRAVPPGLVEFKTRAIAERGTGVSSQTGIVIHRREPSGKLYNYASASKGAKVLDFNKETKGASNILDKDKDKYLRNPCSAEGKFVIIELSEETLVDTIAIANFEHYSSNLKEFEILSSLIYPTENWETLGRFTVANAKHAQNFTIPEPKWARYLQLNLLSHYGSEFYCTLSMLEVYGMDAVEKMLENLIPVESKKPEPNDKIKEPVEQTPLKEPTRGNESSQEPLDEDEFELEDDKTNGDSSKNGARDQTSETRTLQAGRIPGDTVLKVLMQKVQSLDVSFSVLERYLEELNSRYGQIFKDFDADIDSKDVLLEKIKLELKHLEINKDNLANKIEEILSWKIVASSQLNQLVLDNAILRSEFEIFQQKQADMENRSFAVMFLSFVFACLAIAKLSIGVMFKICRFCDFEKFHNVRSGWLMLLLSSCIIASILVIQ, encoded by the exons ATGCAGAGGTCGCGGAGAGCACTCCTGAGGAGGAGGGCAGCGGCGCAGGAGCAGGGCGCGGGGGTGGAGGCCGCCGCTAACGGGGGGAAGAGGCGGCTCTACGGCTTCTCCGCCTCGCTCGTCGTCGCGTCGTGGGTCGCCGTACTCCTCCTCCACTCGCTCGTCGGGCACGGCGACGGTCAACACG ATGGAGGAGTTTCTGCTATGTCTCTTGCTGTTGTAGATCCTACCTTGAGTGAAGGTTCTGTTAATCCCTCTGTACAGGAGGAGCATGAGAATTTGGCAGTGCCAGGTGATACTTCTGTTAAATCTGGTGAAAATGTCGCGGAAGTTCTAACAAAGTATAGTCAGGTTGAGCTTTCAGGAGGTCAGGGTGGAAGTTCTCCTCAGACTGATGTTGATTCTGAAGTTCATCTAGGGGATAAAGTGGAGAGTGAAGATATCCCAAGACCAGTAAGATTATCACGAGCTGTCCCTCCTGGTCTTGTTGAATTCAAGACAAGAGCAATTGCTGAAAGGGGAACTGGTGTTTCTAGTCAAACTGGAATTGTGATCCACCGAAGGGAGCCCAGTGGAAAGTTGTATAATTACGCCTCAGCGTCAAAAGGAGCTAAGGTCCTGGACTTCAATAAGGAGACTAAGGGTGCTTCCAACATCTTAGATAAAGACAAAGACAAGTATCTTCGCAATCCTTGCTCAGCAGAGGGGAAATTTGTCATCATAGAGCTTTCTGAAGAAACCTTGGTAGATACCATTGCAATTGCAAATTTCGAGCACTATTCTTCTAATTTGAAAGAATTTGAAATCCTGAGCAGCTTGATTTATCCCACAGAAAACTGGGAAACACTTGGAAGATTCACTGTTGCAAATGCAAAACATGCTCAGAATTTCACCATTCCTGAGCCAAAGTGGGCTAGATATTTGCAGCTCAACTTGCTAAGCCATTATGGTTCCGAGTTCTATTGTACACTCAGTATGCTTGAAGTGTATGGTATGGATGCTGTCGAAAAGATGCTGGAGAACTTGATTCCAGTTGAGAGCAAAAAACCCGAACCTAATGATAAAATTAAGGAGCCAGTTGAACAAACACCTTTGAAGGAGCCAACCAGAGGAAACGAATCCTCTCAGGAACCCCTGGATGAAGATGAATTTGAACTAGAAGATGATAAAACAAATGGTGATTCATCAAAGAATGGTGCTCGTGATCAAACTTCAGAGACAAGGACACTTCAGGCTGGCAGGATTCCTGGAGATACAGTTCTTAAGGTGCTAATGCAGAAAGTTCAATCTCTTGATGTGAGCTTCTCTGTGTTGGAGAGGTACCTAGAGGAGTTGAACAGTAGATACGGGCAAATCTTTAAGGATTTTGATGCTGATATTGATAGCAAAGATGTATTGTTAGAGAAGATCAAATTGGAGTTGAAGCATCTTGAGATCAACAAAGATAACCTT GCGAACAAAATTGAAGAGATCCTCTCATGGAAGATAGTTGCTTCCTCTCAATTAAACCAGCTGGTCCTGGATAATGCTATACTTAG ATCGGAATTCGAAATATTTCAGCAAAAGCAGGCTGATATGGAGAACAGGAGTTTTGCTGTTATGTTTCTCAGTTTTGTTTTCGCTTGTTTAGCGATTGCTAAGTTGTCTATAGGTGTCATGTTCAAAATCTGTAGATTCTGTGACTTTGAGAAGTTCCATAATGTAAGGTCCGGATGGCTTATGTTGCTGCTGAGCAGTTGCATTATAGCCTCCATTTTGGTAATACAATAA